The Henckelia pumila isolate YLH828 unplaced genomic scaffold, ASM3356847v2 CTG_461:::fragment_3, whole genome shotgun sequence genome window below encodes:
- the LOC140871847 gene encoding protein arginine N-methyltransferase 1.5: MPLGDARGSKSDSARFCGVETVFDDDVPDLFSFNLHGGFDFLVVPLMDPDYRPSIVDDDSSLSSCLPFAGSDLVLSPSQWSSHIVGKISSWIDLDSEDETMRKDSEIALKQEIAWASHLSLQACLLPTPKGTSFANYAKCLNQILQNLNSMQLWLRIPLKKSENVRETKNPDHEDEAQNDSWELWNSFRLLCEHHSQLSVALDILSSLPSPSSVERWFGEPVRAAIVGTKSFLTNARGYPCLSKRHQSMTTAFFNHSIQIVISGEPAHNLPEVASGSSADNHIDGNWRHPLRPYLDYIAHLYQKMDPLPEQECFEVGYRDYLQSPLQPLMDNLEAQTYETFEKDTVKYSQYQRAIVKALVDRVPDENASTVTTVLMVVGAGRGPLVRASLQAAEETERKLKVYAVEKNPNAVVTLHSLVKLEGWEDVVSIVSSDMRNWDAPEKADILVSELLGSFGDNELSPECLDGAQRFLKQDGISIPSSYTSFIQPVTASKLYNDIKSHKDLLHFETAYVVKFHRVARLAQTQPVFTFIHPECSNKKNNQRYKKLCFDISKDTGSALVHGFAGYFDATLYKDVHLGIEPSSFTPSMFSWFPVFFPLRAPVCVQPGIPLEVHFWRCSGATKVWYEWCVTSPSATPLHNTNGRSYWVGL, translated from the exons ATGCCTCTGGGTGATGCGAGAGGGTCCAAAAGCGACTCCGCCCGTTTCTGCGGCGTGGAGACGGTGTTCGACGATGACGTGCCTGACCTCTTTTCGTTCAACCTCCATGGTGGGTTTGATTTTCTGGTTGTTCCTCTG ATGGATCCAGATTATAGGCCCAGCATAGTAGATGATGACAGCAGTTTATCCAGTTGTCTACCCTTTGCTGGTTCAGATTTGGTTTTGAGCCCTTCGCAATGGAGCAGTCATATTGTTG GTAAAATAAGCTCTTGGATTGACTTGGATTCTGAAGATGAGACAATGCGGAAGGATTCAGAAATTGCTTTGAAGCAAGAAATAGCTTGGGCTTCTCACCTATCTTTACAG GCTTGTCTTCTACCTACACCCAAGGGAACTTCTTTTGCAAATTATGCCAAATGTTTGAATCAGATTTTGCAAAACTTGAACAGTATGCAG TTGTGGCTCAGAATTCCATTGAAGAAGTCTGAGAATGTCAGAGAGACAAAGAATCCAGATCACGAG GATGAAGCTCAGAATGATTCTTGGGAACTTTGGAATTCCTTTCGCCTTCTTTGTGAACATCATAGTCAATTATCAGTTGCACTCGATATTTT GTCCTCATTACCTTCCCCTTCTTCAGTGGAAAGATGGTTTGGAGAGCCTGTTAGGGCGGCCATTGTTGGTACAAAA TCTTTCTTAACCAATGCAAGGGGCTACCCCTGCCTCTCAAAACGTCACCAGAGTATGACGACAGCATTTTTCAATCACTCAATTCAG ATAGTGATATCTGGTGAGCCAGCACACAATTTGCCTGAGGTTGCTTCAGGATCAAGTGCTGATAATCATATTGATG GTAATTGGAGACATCCTTTAAGACCATACTTGGATTATATTGCACATCTCTATCAGAAAATGGATCCGCTTCCTGAACAAGAATGCTTTGag GTTGGGTACAGAGATTACCTCCAGTCACCCTTGCAA CCCCTTATGGATAATTTAGAGGCTCAAACATACGAGACATTTGAAAAGGACACTGTTAAATATAGCCAG TACCAAAGAGCAATTGTTAAAGCTTTGGTGGATAGGGTTCCTGATGAAAATGCTTCTACGGTGACAACT gtaTTAATGGTTGTGGGCGCTGGACGAGGGCCTCTTGTCAGAGCATCCTTACAG GCAGCTGAAGAAACTGAACGCAAATTAAAGGTATATGCTGTGGAGAAAAATCCGAATGCAGTGGTAACACTTCAT AGTTTGGTGAAGCTGGAGGGCTGGGAAGATGTTGTATCCATTGTTTCAAGTGACATGCGAAATTGGGATGCTCCCGAGAAAGCTGACATATTG gtcagtGAATTGCTGGGATCTTTTGGTGATAATGAGCTCTCACCTGAGTGTCTTGATGGAGCCCAAAGGTTTTTGAAGCAAGATGGGATCTCAATCCCGTCATC GTATACAAGTTTTATTCAACCTGTGACTGCTTCCAAACTCTACAATGAC ATCAAGTCGCATAAAGATCTCTTGCACTTTGAAACTGCTTATGTTGTCAAGTTCCATCGAGTGGCAAGGCTTGCTCAAACCCAACCA GTTTTCACATTTATCCATCCGGAATGCTCAAACAAGAAAAACAATCAGCGATACAAAAAGCTATGTTTTGATATTTCAAAAGACACTGGTTCAGCTTTGGTTCATG GATTTGCGGGTTATTTTGATGCAACACTGTACAAGGATGTTCATCTTGGTATTGAACCGTCTTCATTTACCCCAAGCATGTTCAGCTG GTTCCCTGTATTTTTCCCATTGAGGGCGCCTGTGTGCGTTCAACCTGGTATTCCTTTGGAAGTTCATTTTTGGCGATGCTCTGGTGCTACCAAG GTTTGGTACGAGTGGTGCGTGACTTCACCTTCTGCCACGCCTCTGCACAACACCAACGGTCGCTCGTATTGGGTCGGGTTGTAA